A single Nostoc sp. PCC 7107 DNA region contains:
- a CDS encoding general stress protein gives MVVGIRRRSIGVFSNRRDAEEALHELRNSGFPMDGVSVIARDADGQDDIAGTQVSDRIGDKSDEGARVGAATGGALGGLTGLLVGLGTLAIPGIGPIMLAGATATAIATTIAGAGIGAVAGSLIGALIGLGIPEERARVYNDRVQRGGYLVIVDGTDDEIARAEAILHRRGIEEYGIYDHPHTQEVHQETGYNKHALGYFNLRQDAEAAINDLRVANFPVSQISLIHQESVNQDALKGVNFSDRLDAIRYGLPDDRTRFYNERINNGDYIVAVSGTDDEINRAATILNRHRIQQWQIFDPRSHSTTPVHQHQNRRAVGVFSHRRDAEAALNELRDAGFPMNHVSLIAKDTDGHGMAGVGNKADEGAKAGAATGGALGGLGGLLVGLGALAIPGIGPVIAGGAVATALATTVAGGAIGAAAGGLVGALVGLGIPEDRARVYGDRFQRGDYLVMVDGTEAEIQHAQTILQRRGIEDFGIFDATDIDPEAHRNLDWTRHQETPVIETGRPNHPVAGNHQDPTVTIVDRRDDVL, from the coding sequence ATGGTTGTTGGTATACGGAGACGGTCTATAGGCGTATTTTCTAATCGTAGAGATGCCGAAGAAGCACTACATGAATTGAGAAATTCTGGCTTCCCAATGGATGGAGTTTCGGTGATTGCCAGAGATGCAGACGGTCAAGATGATATTGCTGGTACCCAAGTGAGCGATCGCATCGGAGATAAATCTGATGAAGGTGCGAGAGTTGGTGCAGCTACAGGCGGCGCTTTAGGTGGTTTAACAGGGTTATTAGTTGGTCTTGGCACTTTGGCGATCCCTGGTATTGGGCCAATCATGTTAGCTGGTGCAACAGCAACGGCGATCGCCACTACTATTGCCGGGGCTGGTATTGGTGCAGTAGCTGGTAGTTTAATTGGTGCCTTAATTGGTTTAGGAATCCCCGAAGAACGCGCCAGGGTTTATAATGATCGCGTCCAACGAGGGGGCTATTTAGTTATCGTAGATGGCACAGATGATGAAATCGCTAGAGCAGAAGCTATCCTCCATCGTCGGGGAATTGAAGAATATGGTATTTACGACCATCCCCATACCCAAGAAGTTCATCAGGAAACTGGTTATAACAAACACGCTCTAGGTTACTTTAATCTGCGGCAAGATGCAGAAGCCGCAATTAATGATTTACGAGTTGCCAACTTTCCCGTTAGCCAAATTTCCTTAATTCATCAAGAGTCTGTCAATCAAGATGCTTTAAAAGGCGTGAATTTTAGCGATCGCCTGGATGCTATTCGTTATGGATTACCAGATGACCGCACTCGCTTTTACAATGAGCGCATCAATAACGGTGATTACATAGTTGCAGTCAGTGGTACAGATGACGAAATCAATCGTGCTGCGACCATTCTCAATCGCCATAGAATTCAACAGTGGCAAATTTTTGACCCCCGCAGCCATTCAACAACACCTGTACACCAGCACCAAAACCGCCGCGCCGTGGGTGTATTTTCCCACCGTCGTGATGCAGAAGCCGCACTGAACGAACTGCGTGATGCTGGCTTTCCGATGAATCATGTTTCACTCATCGCTAAAGACACAGACGGTCATGGTATGGCTGGTGTCGGTAATAAAGCCGATGAAGGTGCTAAAGCTGGTGCAGCTACAGGCGGTGCATTAGGTGGCTTAGGCGGCTTATTAGTTGGTTTAGGTGCATTAGCCATTCCGGGAATCGGCCCTGTAATTGCTGGTGGTGCAGTGGCGACAGCCTTAGCCACAACTGTTGCTGGTGGGGCGATTGGTGCAGCCGCAGGTGGTTTAGTTGGCGCATTAGTTGGTTTAGGCATTCCCGAAGACCGCGCCAGAGTGTATGGCGATCGCTTCCAACGCGGTGATTATTTAGTCATGGTTGACGGTACAGAAGCGGAAATTCAACACGCTCAAACCATCCTGCAACGTCGGGGAATTGAAGACTTTGGCATCTTTGACGCTACCGATATCGATCCAGAAGCTCA